In the Populus trichocarpa isolate Nisqually-1 chromosome 1, P.trichocarpa_v4.1, whole genome shotgun sequence genome, TTCAGTAAACTTGTATTGTGTTAACAATGGAGCAATTGCACATGCAAAGAAACCAATGTCtcatcaattatttaaaaatatacttagaCAATTCCATTTGATCAGAGAATCATAGAAATGAAAGATGTAAAAATAAAGCAAGTACCCACTGAAAAGATTATTATAAATCCTCTTACCAAGCTATTGTCTtagtaaaaacattattatcaagTAGAGTGATATGGTATTTGATGCATGAGTGATTGACTTTAGTGCAAATGAAAGATTGTTGGTGTATATGCCTTGTAGCCAATTGATTGGTTACACGTAGAATTGACTTGTTCATGTacacatatttaatttttaataaaggcttatttatctttaatattcatcaaatatttgattaataaatctaaagtGAAGATAAAGTCCTTGAGATAAAAGTGTTctgcaaaagaaattataaagttgttataattatgagatttttattgcatcaaagcattgttcctaaatgttcttagtcaatgctctattaagaGTGGACATTCATTAGTGTTGTTGAGACtagtacatattatgtttttttgtttataaaaggAAGCAGTTCTTTTCATAAGTTGGTCTATGTAagatacctaaaactaatatgtaggtgcttgttaGATGACATGTACACCAATCTGACTCGCATGataatttcatatggagagatcacataTGTCTATCAAAAGGCTCACATaacagttgtgtaagtgatccttagacttaaGATTACTCAGTTATCTTACATagagaattttatattttgatcttgCTACTTGTTATTCTAATCAAAGGTAACAAACAAGCATATATTTGGTAtatcatgaactatatgaaggtatttgagtgatcaataAAGGTTTCATCATCCTATGTGAATTAGGGAAAATGTTCCTTATGatcttaaatagtattgattattAATCTTTATCCTATgtgaattaggaaaaatgtTCCTTATGATCTTAAATACTTTTGATTATAAATTTTTGcgtaaggtggaatgagatttgaaaagaatttgaaatcccgtttaaataatcaatgactatggtattgaaaacaaacatgatttgataaaatagaCACATTTCAAGCTATAATATCTAAGTTGGAACATTattaagtcaaatcacttataactttcttaatatttgggggatcatgataggttgctagacattgtatttgatcttcaaatataaatcaataaattgttgaattgataacaaattaattaatttaattaatttaatcttattttatttagaattatgatttatatttaggccaacttattagggaacctaatgggttacacacataagaaccattactcaaaaattaaattaggatgattaatcaagtatgacttgattgtaagcaagttttagaaattgaagactataatgtaatttatacagggaattacaattctagacctagaaaaatcaagtaaggactttattgaataaatttctaaaattatcgtaaaataatatacatgatataattCAGATGGCAAATTAATATTAtgctatttatagggttttcagtttttcctataaatagaatattatgcctcttattttctgGACAGTATAGTAATACACAGTACAGAATaccctaaaaacaaaaaataaggactCAAATGCATAATAATTCCTCTCTTTTAAAAGGGTTTAAGAGATTTATCACTGGTGATTCATATAGATGACCATTAGAGGTCCGACACTTTGATGACTTGTGATTTGCAACAACTCAGCATTGAAACAAATCTTCAAAGCTGAAAAGAACATTTGATCTTCAAGTAATCTTCGTATAAACCCTGAACAACTCTAGATATGTCTAACATAACCTTAGAATTtctggaaaaaaatttaaatttatcatttttgttgtttatatttatttcagaAAACTCAATATTCCTCACCTCTAGTTTCAACATAAATTACTTAGTTTTAagataactattttttattctatttcctCCGAgcttaaatttgatccttatagAGAGATAGTTCTGCTATATTTCCTTGAGATTATTAAACCTTGTTTAAAAGTTCACCTAAATAAAGGTGATGTTGTTGGAATTATTAAAGACatattgaaatcatttttttttttataccaagaGAAGATCAATCAAGCTTTAAGGATAAATGATCAATGGatctttgaaaacaataatttttcaatttggttgtatttCAAGTGCTTCAGCAAGTAATAATCAAATACTAGGTTTATTTAAGTATAAATTCTATAGATATTATTATAATGCATGATAGGATTGTGTTCCAATCTCTCATAAGAGAACTGATTTGATTAGTTGGAGACACCCAACATAAGTAAAGAGAAGATTAGGTCCACAACTTGATCTTGGAGAGAATCCACTCCATCAAATGCATACAATCAGTGTCTGTCAGTATGGTAATATCAATAAAACACCTAAGTGCCTGACCGACAGAGATCCCATTCTGAAACCCAAAATGATTCATGCTTGAAATCTAAGTTCTGAAACCCAAAATGATTCATGCTTGAAATCTAAGTTGAAACATTTATATGatatttagttttgattgcaagtttatatatatatatatatatataaaagctaaACTTCTATGAACACTAATctaattttgaacaaaaatacaGCTAGTGATAATTACCTAAAAAAACTGAGAGGTTATTCGGCGTTAGGTGTACGCAGGAGCCAGCAGATCAAATGATGTTGGATCCCCCAAAGGGAAATTTACAAGCCAACAACTCTCATGCTATTATCTTTCATATTTCAACTTAACATTAATGTATTCTCAATTGTATTAAAACACTTTCTTTCACTAGAAGGGACACGAAATTTCCTGTAAGAGGTATAAGGTTCAGattgtaaaattatttagaatttgtAATGGAGTATCTCAACTGTCTAGCCGAAAGTCCACTGAGCCTCTCACCGgagagtaaaaaacaaaataattcaatacTGTCAATTCTCAAATTTACTGTTATATCATTCACTaaaacagaaaataattcaatatcaGAATCTATTCAATGTCCAATTTACTCTTCCAGTGGCACCATGCACTGCCTCTGAGCAACACGTACTTAGCTTTTGGCCATGAAATGTTAGTGTGTGGAATCAGTGTATTAAAGGTGAGATTAACTCAATCAGGCAAAATACCATTTAATGAATTCCTTTTTGTATATATGAACAAAACCCATCTTTGCTAAATATTCAAAGAGATGCCCAATGTGCAAAAAACTACTGTGGAACTTCAAGACTGGCACTTTCATAATTGTTAAAGCAAACCAGAGTCTGTATAATTATGGAAAGGTTCCGTTTTCGTAATGTGAGACTTGATGCCATGTTTAGTCCAAACCACCTCATGACAAGCCAAGTTAATTCACAACCTCCAAAGGTTTTTACAGCCAGCAAAAATGCTCGCAGTCAATAATTTCACATCAAATTTCGCaaggtatatattttttaagtcttGTACATGAAACTATGTGgataaacaaattcaacaatttctttttctttttctcgtaCATTGTTAGAGGTAATGTTACCCTTCTTAGTTTAATATGATATATAGCTAATCAGTTGGATAAATGttgtattataatattaatttaaatatatatttattattaacaaatgcttaatttatctttaatatttgattaattaatttaatatttgatttatgaatatagagtaaaaataatatacatatgACAAAAACATTCAGGGTTTGCGTGTTTGCTATTTAGAAACCAGCAACCATCTAGCTATATGGCATTGTCTATTCTGTCCAGgaagtaatttttttcgttCTGGCAATACCCGTCAATGTCCTATATATTTGAACGCCACCCCCATTTCATCATTCACATTAAAGACTGGAAACTATTTTCACTGTCTtctgttttcttcaattttcctGCGTAAACAAAGCCATGGCTGGAACAACATTCTCTCTTCCCATTCTCCCCTTCGTGCTGATGCTTTTGCTCTGCAATGCTGGTATATGTATCTTGTCTCTTATAATCCCATTTAATTTTCAAGCTTCACACCTGTAAATTTCTTGCATTTATATCTGCCTTGTATCTTCTGGTTAAGTATGACCACTACCATATGTTCGAAATATCACTTCTTGGACTGCAATTATAGAATTCCAataatttttcttccattttttaaatGCTTCTGTATCAGAATGTTAGtttatgattttcttgtttaaatgTGTCCAGGAGGGATGATCAAAACGGCTAACGCACAGGTATAATGAACACTGAAATCTCTATAACCTTTCATCCAGAAGTCTAGACTGGACCTTTAATagtcaaaaattaatttcttgtgTTGATGCAGGATAAAACCTGGTGTGTTGCAAAGCCATCAGCAACTGATGCTGAACTGTCTGCAAATCTTGAATTTGCTTGTGTTCATGTTGATTGCACGACCATACAACCAAATGGACCCTGCTTCAACCCCAATACCTTCATAAATCATGCATCAGTTGCTATGAATCTTTACTACAGTTTCCATGGCAGAAACCTTTGGAATTGTGACTACCAGAAGTCTGGTCTCATTACTAAAACTGATCCAAGtaagatcttttttatttg is a window encoding:
- the LOC7487836 gene encoding major pollen allergen Ole e 10 translates to MAGTTFSLPILPFVLMLLLCNAGGMIKTANAQDKTWCVAKPSATDAELSANLEFACVHVDCTTIQPNGPCFNPNTFINHASVAMNLYYSFHGRNLWNCDYQKSGLITKTDPSYGTCQYA